The Fimbriimonas ginsengisoli Gsoil 348 genome window below encodes:
- a CDS encoding DUF1854 domain-containing protein, with product MTVGEDRSYVAVKPVWASPLTYPNRYLAFLNGKGEEIVMIEDPTSLPAASLEAAKEELARRYLTATVTSILHAKGEFGSTYWHVETDRGPRDFVTQSLQENAQWLSPTHLMLIDVDGNRFEIVDVTALDERSRRYIEQTV from the coding sequence ATGACCGTGGGCGAGGACCGCTCCTACGTGGCCGTAAAGCCGGTGTGGGCTTCCCCGCTCACCTATCCGAACCGATACCTCGCCTTCCTTAACGGCAAGGGTGAGGAGATCGTCATGATCGAAGATCCGACGAGCCTCCCTGCGGCCTCGCTTGAAGCGGCCAAGGAAGAGCTTGCGCGTCGCTACCTCACCGCAACCGTAACCTCCATCCTTCACGCCAAAGGCGAGTTCGGGTCAACCTACTGGCACGTCGAAACTGACCGCGGCCCTCGCGACTTCGTGACTCAGAGCCTGCAGGAGAACGCCCAGTGGCTCTCCCCCACCCACCTCATGCTGATCGACGTCGACGGCAACCGCTTCGAAATCGTCGACGTCACTGCCCTCGACGAGCGGTCGCGAAGATATATCGAGCAAACCGTCTAA
- a CDS encoding class I SAM-dependent methyltransferase produces the protein MIAPPKNSEWAKAYYTTGGSFWSGEENAESGRKRAQTIARLAGPDRRAVLEIQSGHGGAALATAQAGYDVTALDFAPIQSENARRLVNQAAPGRLTVVAEDQHTVDLGQRFDVVACWDGFGIGDDEDNLRLLHRIANDWLAPGGIAILDIFCPLPWAAAHGRDQTLDRNHSTHAYRQNRRMWFDPITAVAQDEWCPLSDEDGRRLEDLRITQFIRCYFPADFVRLASSAGLQTSLMEIDGAPLSSDRLREAWHYLVVLERGK, from the coding sequence ATGATCGCCCCTCCAAAAAACTCCGAATGGGCGAAGGCGTACTACACGACCGGTGGCTCGTTCTGGAGCGGCGAAGAAAACGCCGAATCGGGCCGCAAGCGAGCGCAGACCATCGCCCGCTTGGCCGGCCCGGACCGGCGCGCCGTCCTGGAGATCCAGAGCGGCCACGGAGGCGCCGCCTTGGCAACCGCCCAAGCCGGTTACGACGTGACCGCGCTGGACTTCGCGCCCATCCAGTCCGAGAACGCCCGCCGTCTCGTCAATCAGGCGGCTCCCGGCCGCCTGACGGTAGTGGCGGAAGATCAACACACCGTCGACCTCGGGCAACGGTTTGACGTCGTCGCCTGCTGGGACGGATTCGGCATCGGAGACGACGAAGACAATCTACGCCTTCTTCACCGAATCGCCAACGACTGGCTCGCGCCCGGCGGAATCGCGATTCTCGACATTTTCTGCCCCCTACCCTGGGCGGCCGCGCACGGCCGCGACCAAACGCTGGATCGAAATCACTCGACCCATGCCTACCGGCAGAATCGGCGCATGTGGTTCGATCCAATTACGGCCGTGGCCCAAGACGAGTGGTGCCCTCTCAGCGATGAGGACGGCCGCCGGCTGGAGGATCTAAGGATCACCCAGTTCATCCGCTGCTACTTCCCCGCCGACTTTGTGCGTCTGGCCAGTAGCGCCGGCCTGCAGACGTCGCTGATGGAGATCGACGGCGCTCCATTGTCATCGGATCGATTGCGGGAAGCCTGGCATTACTTGGTTGTGCTGGAGAGGGGCAAGTGA
- a CDS encoding GNAT family N-acetyltransferase — MVLCSAVAEDASAIAEFYARNDEHFKAYLPPLPDNSHTLEFWAERIEKERQLAQEGSVYRFWAYLLDGVGPVGMVVVRSVNKYPNSSCEIGYGFDQRYCGAGLASEATAALVEFCFDSLHMHRVEACYMPRNTVSARVLAKLGFEVEGVLRGLMHLNGVWEDHAIASKINPNWKELPSA, encoded by the coding sequence ATGGTCCTCTGCAGCGCCGTTGCCGAGGATGCATCGGCTATTGCCGAGTTCTACGCTCGCAACGACGAGCACTTCAAGGCGTACCTCCCTCCCCTCCCCGACAACTCGCACACGCTAGAGTTTTGGGCCGAGCGAATCGAAAAGGAACGCCAGCTCGCCCAAGAGGGGAGCGTGTATCGCTTCTGGGCGTACCTGCTGGACGGCGTCGGGCCGGTCGGTATGGTCGTCGTACGCAGCGTCAACAAATATCCGAACTCATCCTGCGAGATCGGCTACGGGTTCGACCAACGATACTGCGGCGCCGGTCTCGCCTCCGAGGCGACCGCGGCTCTGGTCGAGTTCTGTTTCGATTCCTTACACATGCATCGCGTCGAAGCATGCTACATGCCCCGTAACACCGTCTCTGCCCGAGTTCTCGCCAAGCTCGGCTTCGAAGTAGAGGGGGTTCTCCGCGGTCTCATGCACCTCAACGGAGTCTGGGAAGACCACGCCATCGCCTCCAAAATCAACCCGAACTGGAAGGAGCTGCCCAGTGCCTAA
- a CDS encoding Uma2 family endonuclease — MAAQRALVSPRDYLQLERAAQVRHEYVSGIVCQMAGASRNQLELQSALATEIGAALKGRPCRLLGQDTKVWIDKTNVYFYPDATIACPPNFVDDANGVIDNPTVIFEVLSTGTATFDRSAKFADYRSLSSLRDYVLIDSERRVVEVFSLEDGEWLVRSYESGSMRIPSVNVDVDLDELYRHVVLK; from the coding sequence ATGGCTGCCCAACGTGCTCTAGTTTCTCCGCGGGATTATTTGCAGCTTGAAAGAGCTGCCCAGGTCCGGCACGAATACGTCTCCGGAATTGTTTGCCAGATGGCGGGAGCTAGCCGTAACCAACTGGAGCTTCAGTCTGCACTGGCTACCGAAATCGGAGCGGCCTTAAAGGGCCGTCCTTGCCGCCTCCTTGGCCAGGACACAAAAGTCTGGATCGATAAAACAAACGTTTACTTCTATCCCGACGCCACGATAGCCTGCCCGCCTAATTTTGTCGACGACGCGAACGGCGTCATCGACAATCCGACGGTTATTTTCGAAGTGCTTTCGACTGGAACCGCGACTTTCGATCGGAGCGCGAAGTTTGCGGATTATCGATCGCTGTCCTCCTTGAGAGACTATGTGCTGATCGACAGCGAGCGTCGGGTGGTCGAGGTTTTCAGCCTTGAGGACGGTGAGTGGCTCGTTCGGTCATACGAATCCGGCTCGATGAGGATTCCATCCGTGAACGTCGATGTCGACCTAGACGAGTTGTATCGTCACGTCGTTTTGAAGTGA
- a CDS encoding ABC transporter ATP-binding protein: METVTLASEPEKLPSPQDEVLIRLVADFAGDGVFGHRTLEVSREAAQVVEPNGAISCRVPIAEIKSARNEPLVGGGRLEVVTKSGELIVLLSYSLTIAAKFSEAARGIEQLAKGEPLLITLKEERLRCAKCNRLLPEKDGVCPACVNRGKTMLRISGFMKPYRKQAWSLAALSLATTLLNLLPPLIQGKLIDSVLTAHRDLGLLWTLMACWLGVLIVNSTIQIVNGRTIAYLAGNIAADLRSAVYRAIEFLQLTFFDKKQVGAIASRVTSDTDRVWGFLVEGVPYLLLNGLTLIGIVGFLFWTNAFLAACILAPVPVVIGIGAFFWKPMSQMFHRVGQKWARFHTHLNESLQGIRVVKAFAKEDTEYDKFRTRNQELRDAGIRVDARWYTIFGAMTFFTALGNLILWTVGGYMVYQSKLTLGEFWRINAYMALVYGPLQWFSAVNQWFSRAMAGAERIFEVMDTDTEKYGDQGSHHAIEGEVAFENVRFGYDKSNPVLKGITFTAAPGEMIGLVGKSGAGKSTTINLICRFYEPDAGTLKIDGVDYRDIALQDMRQQIGIVLQEPFLFNGTVGENIAYGKPGASFEEVVEAAKAANAHHFILAKPDGYDSMVGERGSKLSGGERQRVSIARAILHNPRILILDEATSSVDVETEKQIQEAIGRLIKGRTTFAIAHRLSTLRNASRLVVLEKGEIAEIGTHEELMEKQGVFFKLVESQTALNEILGIGAGA, translated from the coding sequence ATGGAAACCGTTACCCTGGCGAGCGAGCCCGAGAAGCTCCCTTCGCCCCAAGACGAGGTACTTATACGTTTGGTGGCCGACTTTGCCGGCGACGGCGTTTTCGGCCACCGAACCCTGGAAGTAAGCCGCGAGGCCGCCCAAGTGGTGGAGCCGAACGGCGCCATATCGTGTCGCGTGCCGATCGCAGAAATCAAATCTGCCCGGAACGAACCGCTTGTCGGCGGTGGACGCCTCGAGGTCGTCACCAAGTCGGGCGAGCTCATCGTTCTGCTTTCCTACTCTTTAACCATCGCCGCCAAGTTCAGCGAGGCCGCCCGCGGAATCGAGCAGCTCGCGAAAGGCGAGCCCCTTCTCATCACTCTGAAGGAGGAGCGGCTTCGATGCGCCAAGTGCAACCGGCTGTTACCGGAGAAAGACGGCGTCTGCCCCGCCTGTGTAAACCGCGGAAAAACGATGCTGCGCATCAGCGGCTTCATGAAGCCGTACCGAAAGCAGGCATGGAGCCTGGCGGCCCTGTCGCTTGCCACCACCCTGCTGAACCTCTTGCCTCCGCTTATCCAAGGCAAGCTGATCGATAGTGTTCTCACCGCTCACCGCGACCTGGGTCTCCTCTGGACCCTCATGGCGTGCTGGCTGGGAGTGCTCATTGTGAACTCGACCATTCAAATCGTGAATGGCCGCACCATCGCCTATCTAGCCGGTAACATCGCCGCCGATCTCCGCTCCGCGGTCTACCGCGCGATCGAATTCCTGCAGCTCACATTCTTCGACAAGAAACAGGTCGGCGCCATCGCGTCGCGAGTTACCAGCGATACCGACCGGGTGTGGGGCTTCCTCGTCGAAGGGGTGCCGTACCTGCTTTTGAACGGACTTACCCTTATCGGTATCGTTGGTTTCCTCTTCTGGACCAACGCCTTCCTGGCCGCCTGCATCCTGGCTCCGGTCCCCGTAGTCATCGGCATCGGTGCTTTCTTCTGGAAGCCGATGTCCCAGATGTTCCACCGCGTGGGTCAGAAGTGGGCTCGCTTCCACACTCACCTCAACGAGTCGCTGCAAGGGATTCGCGTCGTCAAAGCGTTCGCCAAGGAAGACACCGAGTACGACAAGTTCCGAACCCGGAACCAAGAGCTAAGAGACGCGGGCATCCGCGTAGACGCTCGCTGGTACACGATCTTCGGCGCAATGACGTTCTTCACCGCCCTCGGGAACCTGATTCTTTGGACGGTCGGCGGCTACATGGTCTACCAAAGCAAGCTCACGTTGGGCGAGTTCTGGCGGATCAACGCCTACATGGCTCTCGTATACGGACCGCTTCAATGGTTTTCCGCCGTCAACCAATGGTTCAGTCGAGCCATGGCCGGCGCCGAGCGGATCTTCGAGGTGATGGACACCGACACCGAGAAGTACGGCGACCAGGGATCCCACCACGCGATCGAAGGCGAGGTGGCGTTCGAGAACGTCCGGTTCGGTTACGACAAGTCGAATCCGGTCCTAAAAGGGATCACCTTCACCGCCGCGCCAGGCGAGATGATCGGCCTCGTCGGCAAGAGCGGAGCCGGAAAATCGACCACGATCAATCTGATCTGCCGTTTCTACGAGCCGGACGCCGGCACCCTCAAGATCGACGGCGTCGATTACCGCGACATCGCGCTCCAGGACATGCGCCAGCAGATCGGAATCGTGCTCCAGGAGCCTTTCCTGTTCAACGGCACCGTGGGTGAGAACATCGCCTACGGCAAACCCGGGGCGTCGTTCGAAGAGGTCGTAGAAGCCGCCAAGGCGGCCAACGCGCATCACTTCATCCTCGCGAAGCCGGACGGCTACGACTCCATGGTCGGCGAGCGAGGGTCGAAGCTCTCGGGCGGCGAGCGCCAGCGCGTGTCGATCGCCCGCGCGATCCTGCACAACCCCCGCATCCTCATCCTCGACGAAGCAACCTCGTCCGTGGATGTCGAAACGGAAAAGCAGATCCAAGAAGCGATTGGACGGCTCATCAAGGGCAGGACGACGTTTGCGATCGCTCACCGGCTGTCGACCCTTCGCAACGCTTCGCGCCTCGTGGTGCTCGAAAAAGGCGAGATCGCCGAGATCGGCACCCATGAGGAGCTAATGGAGAAGCAAGGGGTCTTCTTCAAACTCGTCGAGTCGCAAACCGCTCTCAACGAGATTCTCGGAATCGGAGCCGGCGCATGA